CAAGATAGAGGAGTACAAACCAATAAATGATCGCTTGTTTCACTTTTGCTGTTCAGGCAGTGCTAAATTAAAGGATAAAAGATAAAAAAGTCTTAAATAAGCTGCACTTTTGCAGCTTATTTTTAAACTGTGGGAGAACAAAATCGTAAGTGGGTTTATCTTATCGTACTTTCCATAATTTGGGGTACGTCGTATATATTGATAAAGAAAGGATTGGAAGGGTTTAACCCAATTCAATTGGGAGCAATTCGTATAGTTATGGCCGCTCTTTTTCTTTTCATAATAGGATTTAAATCCATAAAGACCATTTCTAGAAAAGAATGGCCATGGGTTGGGGTTTCGGGTATTATAGGGAGTTTTGTGCCTATGTTTTTATTTGCTTTTGCAGAAACGGAAATTGACAGCGGTATTGCCTCTATCTTAAACTCGTTAGTTCCACTTTTTACACTGTTCATAGGACTGTTTATTTTTGGTGTAAAATTTACCCAAAATCAATTTATAGGAGTTGCCGTAGGTTTGATAGGAGCGGCACTTCTCATTTTTTTTGGCACCGAAATAAACCCTGACCAAAACTATTGGTATGCAGGATTGGTCGTTGTAGCCACTATTTGTTATGCGTGCAATGCAAACATCATTAAAAGTAAATTGCAGGATGTATCGCCTATGGGAATTGCAGTAGGTAACTTTTTGGTCATTTTTATTCCCGGACTTTGTATTCTGATCTTTTCAGGTTTTTTAAAGAAAGAGGTGGTTTCTGGCCCTTATTTTCTAAGTTCTCTGGGGTATATTATTTTGCTATGTATTTTGGGCACTTGTGTTGCAAAGGTCATGTTCAATAAGCTGGTTAAAATTTCTTCTGCGGTCTTTTCCGTGTCCGTTACTTATTTGATTCCGATAGTAGGTGTCTTTTGGGGTATCGTCGATGGAGAAAAATTTGCGTTTAGGCAATTGCTTGCAGCTGTGGTAATTTTGATAGGGGTTTATATCGTAAACAAAAAAAAGACGCCACAAAGGACGTCTTCTCTTAAAAATTAAGTGTAATCTTATTCAAAATCCGAAGCGGAAACCCCCTCGTTTACTTTGATTTCCTTTACAATAAACTCAAAATTTTGAGGCCCCATGGTCTGGGATAGCTTGAATGGAAATTTAATGCCAGATACTTCTTTGTAGTCACTATATTCTAGCGTATTCATCATTTGCTGTCCTTGTACCTCTTCTGTATTCACTTCCTGAAGTTTTAAGCCAGTTTCCATATCATAAAAAGAAGATTTTTTATCCGTTATCTTAAGCTTGTACGCTTTTTTCCCACTTACCGGCTCCACACCTTCCAAAGTTATGTTTCCAGCAGACAAATAATTAAGCTCTGGAAAGGCAGCGGATTCTTCTTTAATTCTGGTAACTTCTTCGGGAGAAAGGTCTTTTCTCTGACCTTGGGCTACCATATAGCCTTTGTCTCCATCGAGAACTTGTTTTTGCATGGAATTGCCCATCACTTTTACGTCTTGCATAAACTGGTCCTTGGTGGTTTTCTTCATTTCAAGTTCCAACTTCATTCCTTGCATTTCTGCTTCTGCGAGCATTGCGTATGAGCTAACACCTTCCAATTTCTCTTTTCCACCTATGGCCGCTATATATTTTTCTAAGATAGCTTCTACGGTGATCCCTTCTGGAACATCAGCTTCATAATCTGGTTTCTCCGTTTTGGTCGCATATACATCATAAAATAGAGTGGGAACGGCTTTGCCTTTGAATTCTACCTTTTCAAGATTTTCCAAAACTTCGCTTCCTTTTCCGGTAACTACTATTCTTGTGTTATCTGTAGAAAGATGTTTTTGTGCCGCTTTTTGCACATCGGCAATGGTGACTGCTTCAATCCTTTCTAAATATGTTTTGTAGAAATCTTTTGGTAAATCCTCAGTTTCTATATTTAATGCATAATTGGCAATAGTTTCTGGTTTTTCTAAAGCCATGACGAAACTTCCTGCGTATTTTGCTTTGGCATTTGCAAGTTCTTCATTGGTAACGGGCTCATTTACTATTTTGTCTATTTCTTCTAAAATTTGGACTACTGAGCTATCTGTTACGGCATTCCGTACTTGTGCAAATGCGGAGAATCGCATTACGCTGTATTTGTTGTCCCTTATGGACGAATACGAACCATATGTATAGCCTTTGTCTTCCCTAAGATTTTTGAACAACCTTGCTTGCGAACCTCCTCCAAGGATTCTATTGGCCAAAAGGGCATCAAGATAATCCTCATCCTTCATTTTTAGATTCGTAATGTTTTGAACGGATACTTCGGATTGTACCGCATTGGGCATATCCACAAAATTTATCTGGGTATATTGCGCATCGGTAGGTTTTGTGTAACTAAAGGATGGTGGGGTAGCTTTGGACCATGGCGTAAAATAGGTAGTTACTAGCTCCTTTACCTTATCAAGTTCCACATCCCCTAAAACGACCAAATAGGCATTTGCAGGCACAAAATTATTACGGTAGTACTGTTCTACATCTTGTAATGATACATTGTTTACGGTTTCCTCTGTGGTCATTTCGCCATAAGGATGATTTTTGCCATAGGCCAAGGCTAATTGTACTCTATTCGCAATTGCAGAAACGTCTTTTTCTTCAGATTTTATTCCTGTGATAAGCTTATCTTTCTCTTTATCAAACTCCTCTTGTGTAAAGTTTGGGTTCAAGGCGGCATCGGCCATAAGCTCCAAAATTCTTGGGAAATATTTAGAAAGACAGCTTGCAAAGGCACTTTGGTCGCCAATGTTAATGTTTGCTCCCAAGAAATCCACTTCTTCATAAAAATCGTCTTTAGGAATGGATTTTGACCCTTTACCTAGCAAGCTAGCGGTCAAGTCCGAAACCCCGGCTTTGTCACCCTGTAGAATAGGGGGGTTGTCCAAAGTCAGTTGTATGGAAACCCGTGGGAGTTTATGATTCTCTACGACCATGACCTTAAGACCGTTGTTAAGATCAAAACGAACAGGTTCTTTTAAGTTGATTTTTGGTGCAGGACCCGGTTTTGGTTGTTTGGACCTATCTATTTGTGCGTACGATACTGTCATGAAAAAGGACAGTAAAGAAAAAATGATATACTTTTTCATCTTAATTAGCTTCTTTTTGTTCTGGCAAATATTCTAACTCCACCCTTTGGTTTACCTTTAAGTACTTTTTGGCAACTTCCATAATTTCCTCTCTTGTAATGGAGCGGTAAATATCTATTTCTGTATTGATGAGATTAGTATCGTCTCTTAACATGTAGTTTTCTGCTAGAGAATTGGCAATGCCTTCAATACTGCTATTGGCATTTACGAACCTATTTTCAAATTTATTCTGAAGTTTTTGATAGTCTCTTTCTGAAATCAACTCCATTTGTACTTTCAAAATTTCTTCATCTATTTCGTTTTTAAGATCTTGGATTGAATTCTCTCCTACAGGCAGTGCACCTACTACATAAGAACTATAATCCTCAGCAGTGATTGGCACGGAAAATATCTGAAGTGCCATTTTCTTCTCATCAACCAATTTTTTATAGAGCTTGGAACTTTCTCCATCACTTAAATACGTTGATATCATGTCAATGACATAAGCATCCCTTTCGGCTTGCCCTGGAGTCCTGTATGCGAGCAAAATAGCTGGAATCTGAATATTTGGGTCGTAATATTTAGCCTGTTTAGTTGTGGTTATAGGATCTTCAACAATAGTATTTCTCTTTATTTCCGCTCCCTTGGGAATTGGACCAAAATAATCGGAAATCATTTTTTTGGTCTTTTCCTTTTCAATATCCCCAGCTACCACTAGCACTGCATTGTTTGGAACATAGTAGATTTTATTGAAGTTTTTAAAATCGTCTAACGTTGCACTTGCTATGTGTTCCAAGGAACCGATTACGCCCCACCTGTAAGGATGTTTGGTATATAAATTTTTGAGGAGCACTTCAAAAAAGGCGCCGTAGGGAGAGTTATCGACCCTAAGTCTTCGTTCTTCTTGCACTACTTCCTTTTGCGTATCCACCCCAATTTGTTCTATAACGGGATGAAGTAGTCTTTCGGATTCTAACCAAAGTCCTGTTTCTAGGCTATTGGATGGAAAAGTTTCATAATAGTAGGTACGGTCAAGAAAGGTGTTTGCATTTCCGCTACCGCCGTTTGATGAAACTATTTTGTCCCATTCCCCACGCTTAATATTCTTGGTCCCTTCGAAAAGAAGGTGCTCAAAAAAATGGGCAAATCCTGTTTTCTGAGGATCTTCATCTTTGGATCCTACATGGTACATTACTGCTGTGGTTACTACGGGAGCAGAATTATCTTGATGTAGAATAACATGTAAGCCGTTGTCAAGTTTGTACTCTTCAAAGCTGACTTCTTGCGCTACAAGAAAATTACCCACAACAAGCACAAAAAGTGTTGATAGTAAATGTCTTTTCATAATATGGTCTTTGTGTTTATGTATTAATAGTGTTAGTGTGAAATCTATACTGAATGTTACACTAAAATAGATTGAAATTTAAAGGATATATGGAATACCAAACAAGTCTTTAACAAGAAATTTAGTATAATTCATGAACAATCAGTAAATTATACATCCACCAAAAAATATTAAAATGAAAAATTTAACCCTGCCAATTCGTTTTGGAATAGTTACGAGCGCAAGTTTGATAGCGTATTTTTTAATATTATCCTTGTTGGGAAAACATACCAATGTTTTTTATAGTCTCTTTAATGGATTTATTACTGGCTTTGGGATTTATGAAACCATTAAATATACAAAGTTGAGGTTGGGAAAAGATTTCTCGTACGGAAAAGGCTTTACCGCGGGTATAACTACAGGCTTTATCGCTACACTATTGTTTACCATTTTTTTTGCATTGTATTCCACAGAGCTGAATCCTGAATTTCTCAATGAGCTTTCAGCGGTATGGGCAAAAGATTATGCCAATTTCGAAGGTATTGTTTTCTTTACTGTTGCCATAATGGGATTTGCCACGGCCTTGGTTTTGACGCTCTCTTTCATGCAACTTTTCAAAACCTCCAATAATCCTAAAAAATAATCAGTCAAATAAGGGAATATTACTTGTAGATTAAGGATTTAGCAGTATATTTGCACCCGCTAATTTTGATAAAGCGCAAATAATTTAATCTAATTAACGCATTATGTACGCAATTGTAGAGATGGCAGGGCAGCAGTTTAAAGTTGCAAAAGACCAGAAAGTGTACGTTCACCGTTTGCAAACAGAAGAAGGTAAAAAAGTCACTTTTGACAAGGTACTTCTTTTGGACGATGCAGGTGACGTAACCATTGGCGCCCCGGTCATAGAAGGTGCGGCTGTTGAGGCCAAGGTAGTAAAACACCTTAAAGGAGATAAAGTAATCGTCTTTAAAAAGAAAAGACGTAAAGGATACCGTGTAAAAAACGGACACAGACAGTCTTTAACAGAGATTGTAGTAGAGAACATTGTGGCCAAAGGTGCTAAAAAAGCTGCCCCTGCAAAAGCAAAAGCAGAAAAACCAGCTGCTGAGCCAAAGAAAGCTAAAGAAACCAAGGTGGAAGCCCCAAAAAAGGAAGCTCCCAAGAAGACTGAGGATTTGAGTGCTAAAACGGTAGCTGAATTGAAAGAAATGGCCAAGGCTAAAGGAATCTCTGGAATTTCTTCCATGAAGAAAGCAGAGTTGATAGAAGCCTTAACAAAATAAGATAAGAACTAAAAAATAAATATCCATGGCACATAAGAAAGGTGTAGGTAGTTCAAAAAACGGTAGAGAATCAGAATCGAAACGATTAGGAGTCAAGATTTTTGGTGGACAAGCTGCCGTTGCTGGTAACATCATTGTTAGACAACGTGGTACCAAGCACAATCCGGGTGAAAACGTATATTTAGGTAAAGATCATACACTGCATGCACGAGTAGACGGTATTGTAAAATTTCAGAAAAAAGCCGGTGGAAAATCTTTTGTTTCCATTGAGCCATTCGAAGCTTAATAAAAAGTTTTAATACGATACAAACCTCGCTATTTAGCGAGGTTTTTTATTTTGTGCCACTCTACATTATGGCACATAACCCATTTTTAAAGGTTTCATAACCTAAAGGTGATATTCCTCAGTTAGGAAATAGCTTTACTTAGCCCTCAAGCACATCTAGTTCTAAAATGGGTAGAAACTTCAAATCCTTTAACAATACTATATTAGTTTTGTTTTTTGTTCATCTTGCTGGTTATGGCCAACAAAGTGAAGTTGACTTTTCTATAGAGAGAAAATCAGATTCAGTTTTTCTTCATTTACAGCAGCGGTTAGAAGAATCAAAACTTAACCGAGTATCATCTCGAACAATAGCCCAAGATTATTTAGTACTGGGGGAGTACTACCATACGTTAAGGCTTTCTTCAGAAGCCATTGGTCAATTTAACCAAGCGTTGCAAATTATAGGTACTGATTCTAACCATAAACTTTACATCTTATTGAATAACAGCATTGGAAAAGTATACCTATCGCTGAACAATTTTGAACTGGCAGAACAGTATTTTACGGATACTATGAAAGTTTCCTCGGAATTGGGCTTTCAAAATGAACAAGCTGAATCCAAAAGTTTATTGGGCGCTTGTTATGAAAAAAATGGACAGTATGATAAAGCACTACAATATCAAGAGGAGAGCTTGTTGTTGTTTGAAGCACTGAACGATAAAGATGGAGTTGCCATGACCAATGAAAATATTGGAAGTATCTATGAAGATTTAGAAAAATTTGACTTGGCGTACCAATATTTTTCTAAAGCCTATGATTACTTGCGAGATAGCGATTCGGACAAAGAAATCAATGTGCTCAACAACTTGGGCGATGTATACAGAAAAACCGGGAATTACGAGTCTGCCCTTGCTCAAACATATAAAGCTTTGAATCTGGCAATCCGACTAAATAACCGCCATCAAAGGGAAAGCGCACATAATGATTTATCCAAGACCTATGCACTTATGGGGGATTTTGAACAAGCTCATGCACAACTTAAAGAAACTGATAGAATCAATAATGATATCTTAAAAGATCGGAATACCGACCAACTACATATGTTCCAGACGATTTATGAGACCAATAAAAAAGAAGCACAGATACAATTATTGAAGGAACAGAACAAGGTAAGTACGGCCAAACAGAACTTGCTTTGGGTAGCTCTATTTGCAATTGCTGCAATCCTCACTATTCTTTATAGTTATTTGGGAAGAAAACGAAAAGCCAAGATTAAGATCCAGGAATATAAACAGCGAATGTTGAAGGCAGAGTTGGATAAAAAAGAAATTCAGGAGCAAAACCTGCAGCGCGAAGTTCAATTAAAGGCGGCATCCCTATCCAGATATAGTCTTCACCTTTCCCAAAAGAATAAAATATTATTGGATTTATCAAACACACTCAGAAACATAGTTTCTCGGCAAAACATGAACACCCATGGAAAAATAAAACAGCTGGTAAAGGAGATAGACATCAATCTAAAACAAGAAAATGAATGGGATGAGTTTATGAACTTCTTTAAGGAGATACATCCGGAATTCATTAAAAAGCTTTCTTCTTTGTCCCAAAGCAACTTGTCGCCGGCAGAGCTTCGACTGGGAATGTTGTTGCGCCTTAATCTTTCATCAAAAGAAATAGCGACTATTTTAAGGGTGACCCCAGATAGTGTTAGGGTTGCAAGATATCGATTGCGTAAAAAACTACCCATTGACCAAAAAGAAGAATTGGTAAATTTTATGATCGAACTTTAAGTTAGTTTCCATCTGTTCTTTACAAAATGTTAGTACAATGTAAACAAACTGTAATTGTTGCCTTCTTGTTTATGTTGAAATAGAGTTTTGTTTTCTTTTTGTTTTCCTTTAGTTTAAATTATAATGAGTTGATATACATAGATTTGAGTCGGAATTTAACTGATAAGTATATGAAACTGATTAACCTTAAAACACTATCATTTGTAACGCTCTTTATGGTTTTGGCGCTTGCTAAAAGTCAAGCTCAAACAGGAAATGTTCAAGGAACGATCTCTGATGAAAATGGAATCTATGTTCCTGGGGCAAACGTGATGATTTCGGAACTTTCACAAGGGGTCATTACCGATTTTAACGGTAAATTTACGCTAGTAGGAATCCCAGAGGGGAGCTATATATTAGATATTAGCTTTTTAGGATACGAGTCCATTGAACAGGAGGTAACGGTATCGGCCAATGAAACAACATCTGTTACGTTGACCATGCGCCCTAAAAGTCTTGAACTTAACGAAGTTCAGGTTACGGCCTATGGACTTAGCGGACAGGCAAAAGCCTTGAACAGACAAAAGACCAATATGAAGATTTCGAATGTGGTCTCTACGGATCAAATAGGAAAATTTCCGGATGCCAATATTGGTGATGCTGTGAAAAGGATTCCGGGGATCACCATTCAAGTAGATCAGGGAGAGGCACGAAACATTATCGTAAGAGGTCTTTCCCCGCAGTTGAACTCGGTCACTTTGAATGGGAGTAGAATTCCTTCTGCGGAAGGGGATAACCGAAATATTCAAATGGATTTGATTCCTTCGGATATGATTCAGACCATTGAAGTGAGCAAGGCGGTTACACCAGATATGGAGGCCGATGCATTGGGTGGTTCCGTTAACTTGGTGACACGGACATCACCACAAGGATTCAGGGTTGCCGCAACTTTAGGTTCAGGGGTAAATTTCATCACAAATAAAAGAATCTGGAACGGCTCTTTCCTAATTGGCGACAGAACCAAAAATGATAAGTTTGGATGGATGGTCGCCGCATCTATTAATGACAACGATTTTGGTTCTGATAATGTTGAGGCAGAATGGTCCGACGAGGCTGAAAGCCCCTTGACCGAAGAAGATATTGAAATAGATCCCTATGTGGCGGAATCGGACATACGAACTTATTTGGTTCAAAGAGTACGCCGTAGTTTCTCTGCCAATTTTGACTATAAGTTTGATGCGAACAACAGTATTTTTCTTAAGACCATGTATAACTGGCGGGATGATCGTGAAAACAGATATAGATTACGGTTTAATGATATTGAACCTGTATTTGCGGATGGAACAGAAAACGTTATAGGATTCGAAGGCGCCTTGAGCCGACAGACCAAAGGTGGTATCCCAGGTGGTCGTATCCAAAACACCCGTCTCGAAGACCAACGAATGCAAAACTACAGCTTGGGAGGTGACCATCTCTTTGGAAAATTAAAAGTTAACTGGATGGTTTCTTATGCATCGGCTTCTGAAGACAGACCCAACGAGCGGTATGCGCAATACGAACAAGAAGACGCCATAGCTATTTCTGCTGATTTAATGAACCCAAGATACCCTTCGTTCAGACCGGCAAACGCAGCTGATGGAGCGTTGTCTACATTCCTTTTTGATGAAATCACCGAGGAAAACCAATTCACTGAAGAAGAGGACATGAATGCCTTCATCAACTTTGAACTACCAGCCGACTTTTTTGGTCAAGGTAATGGAATGATTAAGTTTGGGGGCCTCGCACGATTGAAGGATAAAGTACGCGACAATAACTTTTTTGAGTTTACACCCCTGACAGGTGGATTTGATAGCTTAGCCGATGTAGAAACTGTAAATCAAACGGACCCTGACTTTTTAGCAGGAAGTCAATATGCTGCGGGAAGCTACTTTTCACCGGCACTTTTGGGAAGTCTTGATCTTTTTGATACTGCAGCTTTTGATGGTTCCCCGGTTCCTGATGAATTTCTAAGAGCTAATTTTGATGTTCAGGAAGATGTTTTTGCGGGGTATCTTATGGCCAACCAAAAGGTATCGGATAAGTTGAGCGTACTTGCTGGGTTACGAGTTGAAAATACCAGTATTACTGCAAAGGGAAATCGAATTCTAGATGAAGAAGACTTGATCGGCGAGGTTACGGATGAAAGTTCGTATACCAATATACTTCCAGGCGTGCACTTTAAATATAATTTCTCCGACCGAACCATTTTGCGTTTAGCTTGGACCAATACGTTGGCCAGGCCCAATTATGTTGATTTGGTTCCTACTCTGGATATTGTCAATGAAGACGAAGAGATTTTTCTTGGCAACTCAGAACTGGACCCGACCACATCCATGAACTTTGATGTAATGGCAGAACACTATTTTACATCTGTAGGTTTGGTGTCTGGAGGTGTGTTCTACAAAAGTATCGATAACTTCATTTATACTTCTGTTTTTGAAGCACAGGATAATAGCTTGGGAGAAAATACTGAAGGCTATAACATCTTTCAACCTCAAAATGGAGATGCTGCATCGATCACTGGATTGGAAGTTTCTTTTCAACGTCAATTGGACTTCTTGCCAGGGTTTGCAAAAAACTTCAATATTTTCTTGAACTATACCCATATTACTTCAAACGCTGAAGGTATTCGCAACGAAGATGGAGATGAGCGGGATGATATCGACCTCCCCAACACTTCACCCAATATGTTCAATGGTTCTTTGGCCTATTCGGGTAAACGAATGAACCTACGCTTGTCTGCCAATTTTTCCGATGCTTATATTGATGAAATTGGAGGTAGACCTTTTGAAGATCGTTTTTATGACAAGCAATTTTTCCTTGATTTCAATGCAATCTATGCCATCAATAGAAATCTAAGTGTTTATTTGGACCTCAATAATATTGTCAACCAACCGCTGCGTTATTACCAAGGGGTTACCAATCGAACACAACAAGTAGAATTTTACGATAGAAGACTGACCTTTGGGTTAAAATACGATTTGTTCAAGAAAAAATAATCTATTCAAATTGGCCTAAAATCCAATTTTAAAATTGGATTTTAGGCTACTTTTATCCTATTCCAATGAAAAACAAATATATATATCTCATATTAATTTTGGTTTTGGCAGCATGTAACCAAAGCAAACTACCGGCAATAACACCAGATATAATTACCCAAAACACACTTAATGACACGGATGACCCAGCAATTTGGATAAATCCAGAGGATGCCTCAAAAAGTATTGTTTTTGGAACCGATAAAGAAACCAATGGTGCTATTTATGCTTTTGATTTGGATGGAAAAATCATAGAGGATAAAACGATCAGAAATATTCAACGACCCAACAATGTGGATGTTGAGTATGGTTTTCAATTAAATGATTCTGTTTCGGTCGATATTTTAGTCTTTACAGAACGTGAAAAGCAGCAAATCAGACTTTTTTCCGTGCCTGATATGGAACCTTTGGATGATGGAGGCTTTCCTGTTTTTGAAGATGAAAGCGCATATGACCAAAAACTTCCTATGGGAATTGGACTCTACAAATCTTCAATGGATAGTCTCATTTATGCCATTGTGGGTAGGAAGACAGGTCCAAGTGAAAATTATTTATACCAATATAAGTTTACCGCGGATAGTACAGGAGTACAATCCAATTTAGTAAGAAAGTTTGGTAAGTTTAGCGGTCAAAAGGAAATCGAGGCCATTGCGGTGGATGATGAAAGCGGGTTTGTATATTATTCTGATGAAGGCATTTGTATCCGAAAATATTACGCAGAACCATCAAAAGGCAATGAAGAAATATCATGTTTTGGTGCTGAGCATTTTTTAGAGGATATCGAAGGTATTGCCATTGCTGTCTATCCTAATGGGGAGGGCTATATTATTGTCTCTAACCAACAACAAGGCGAGTTCAATATTTTTTCAAGAAAAGAAAATGAATTCGTTAAAGCCGTAAATCTGGGTACTCATGAAACTGATGGTTGCGAAGTCGTTACTGTTCCTTTAAACGATACGTTTAAAAATGGTCTTTTCGTGGCAATGAACGATGAAAAGAACTTTTACTTTTATGACCTCGGCAAATTAATGGAAAAGTAGGTCTAAAAGTTCAATTTTCTTTTTCTAGCAGTAATCTGCCATGTATCTGTCTTTTGACCATTTTCGATTACCGATACTTCATCGTGCAGATTAATGGTAGGACAAATATGATATGGAATTCCGTATAAAACATCACCGATTTTGAGGTCCTTCCAGTTCTGTACTTTTAGAACTCCGTGCTCTTCACTTTGTGATATCAATTCATATCCGTCCAAGTTGAGGAGCTTTACCCGTTTGTCGATAGGATTTTCGGGAGCAACCGATTTATGACCCAAGTCTAATGTTATAATACCTTCGGTAGGTTTAGAAATGATACGGGTTACCAAAAGTGCAGCATAGTTAAAGTTCTGTTCTGTTAGCTTTTCACTATAGCCCCAATCCCAAAGAACGCAGGTTCCAGGACTGGTGATTCGGTCTTCATTCAATAAATGGGAGGTAAAAGAAGGTGTTCCCCCGCAAATCATTTGAATGTTCGGATACTCATTTTTTAGGCTTTGGAAGTAATCTGTTACTGCTATAAATCCGTTTTCTATTTTTTCATTGCGGCTATCGAAATCGTTATCTCGCAGATGACCGTCGTATACATGAAAACCTTCAAAATTTAACGATTTGTAACCCTTCAAAACAGTTATAAGTTTGTCCAATTCTGCTCCTATCTTGATTCCAGAACGATTCATACCATTGTTGATGTCAATATAAATATTGATTTTTAAGTCTTGCTCACTGGCTTTGAAATTGAGTAATTCCGCTGTTTCGGTAGAATCGATCAAGGTCGAGAACGTAGTTTTCGAAAAATGCGAAACCAATGAAAGAAATCGGTCTACTTTGGGTCCTACCAATTGGTGTGCAATTAAAACCGAATGTGCTTCTGCCTCAGCTGCAATCTCCGCTTCAGAAATAGTTGATGACTTAAAGTTGGAGATTCCG
The nucleotide sequence above comes from Flagellimonas sp. HMM57. Encoded proteins:
- a CDS encoding TonB-dependent receptor — its product is MKLINLKTLSFVTLFMVLALAKSQAQTGNVQGTISDENGIYVPGANVMISELSQGVITDFNGKFTLVGIPEGSYILDISFLGYESIEQEVTVSANETTSVTLTMRPKSLELNEVQVTAYGLSGQAKALNRQKTNMKISNVVSTDQIGKFPDANIGDAVKRIPGITIQVDQGEARNIIVRGLSPQLNSVTLNGSRIPSAEGDNRNIQMDLIPSDMIQTIEVSKAVTPDMEADALGGSVNLVTRTSPQGFRVAATLGSGVNFITNKRIWNGSFLIGDRTKNDKFGWMVAASINDNDFGSDNVEAEWSDEAESPLTEEDIEIDPYVAESDIRTYLVQRVRRSFSANFDYKFDANNSIFLKTMYNWRDDRENRYRLRFNDIEPVFADGTENVIGFEGALSRQTKGGIPGGRIQNTRLEDQRMQNYSLGGDHLFGKLKVNWMVSYASASEDRPNERYAQYEQEDAIAISADLMNPRYPSFRPANAADGALSTFLFDEITEENQFTEEEDMNAFINFELPADFFGQGNGMIKFGGLARLKDKVRDNNFFEFTPLTGGFDSLADVETVNQTDPDFLAGSQYAAGSYFSPALLGSLDLFDTAAFDGSPVPDEFLRANFDVQEDVFAGYLMANQKVSDKLSVLAGLRVENTSITAKGNRILDEEDLIGEVTDESSYTNILPGVHFKYNFSDRTILRLAWTNTLARPNYVDLVPTLDIVNEDEEIFLGNSELDPTTSMNFDVMAEHYFTSVGLVSGGVFYKSIDNFIYTSVFEAQDNSLGENTEGYNIFQPQNGDAASITGLEVSFQRQLDFLPGFAKNFNIFLNYTHITSNAEGIRNEDGDERDDIDLPNTSPNMFNGSLAYSGKRMNLRLSANFSDAYIDEIGGRPFEDRFYDKQFFLDFNAIYAINRNLSVYLDLNNIVNQPLRYYQGVTNRTQQVEFYDRRLTFGLKYDLFKKK
- a CDS encoding phytase, whose amino-acid sequence is MKNKYIYLILILVLAACNQSKLPAITPDIITQNTLNDTDDPAIWINPEDASKSIVFGTDKETNGAIYAFDLDGKIIEDKTIRNIQRPNNVDVEYGFQLNDSVSVDILVFTEREKQQIRLFSVPDMEPLDDGGFPVFEDESAYDQKLPMGIGLYKSSMDSLIYAIVGRKTGPSENYLYQYKFTADSTGVQSNLVRKFGKFSGQKEIEAIAVDDESGFVYYSDEGICIRKYYAEPSKGNEEISCFGAEHFLEDIEGIAIAVYPNGEGYIIVSNQQQGEFNIFSRKENEFVKAVNLGTHETDGCEVVTVPLNDTFKNGLFVAMNDEKNFYFYDLGKLMEK
- a CDS encoding D-TA family PLP-dependent enzyme: MIKNWFEIQNIDTVDSPSVIIFKNHVEHNIREMIALVKGNVKRLMPHVKTNKMPKVMQLLLDAGISNFKSSTISEAEIAAEAEAHSVLIAHQLVGPKVDRFLSLVSHFSKTTFSTLIDSTETAELLNFKASEQDLKINIYIDINNGMNRSGIKIGAELDKLITVLKGYKSLNFEGFHVYDGHLRDNDFDSRNEKIENGFIAVTDYFQSLKNEYPNIQMICGGTPSFTSHLLNEDRITSPGTCVLWDWGYSEKLTEQNFNYAALLVTRIISKPTEGIITLDLGHKSVAPENPIDKRVKLLNLDGYELISQSEEHGVLKVQNWKDLKIGDVLYGIPYHICPTINLHDEVSVIENGQKTDTWQITARKRKLNF